In Rutidosis leptorrhynchoides isolate AG116_Rl617_1_P2 chromosome 2, CSIRO_AGI_Rlap_v1, whole genome shotgun sequence, one genomic interval encodes:
- the LOC139890079 gene encoding G-type lectin S-receptor-like serine/threonine-protein kinase At4g27290 — MNLSLMLLPAIIFLFLALRTSGAVDTVSVDQVIKDGETIVSANGKFELGFFSPGSSKNRYLGIWFKNTSPHTVVWVANRKVPLNNTSGKLILGNHGILSIVNSSDIIIWSSSKASGTNVIPTAQLLDSGNLVIRDEMSVVWQSFDYPGDTFISGMKLGKNLVTGHETYLRSWMSVDDPFPGMYTIRLFMVTGKYPQIYIRKNSVIQTRLGPFDGIEFAGHPNSRHHSNHMYKTEMVITQKETYFGYSSNSTLVSSKSVMTPSGNLEISQLTLQNRKWMQDFSIPMDYCDNYGLCGPYGICSTDRFPNCECLKGFEQKDGPYDLNLVTYNWTNGCRRSIGLDCGPGEKFLKLSSMKLPDTQNAVFDGTMSLQECEVACKDNCSCMAYADPNITRGSVGCLRWFGDLIDVRVYSMNGQDLYVRLAASELLGSRSSFSKKYGIHIMIILISSAVGLGFAVAYACRKKKIKRHLKGNRYAFHKMSATVQIDDLDELPYFSLNEIVEATDNFSISNKIGEGGFGPVYKGVLEDKREVAVKRLSETSHQGLDEFKNEVICIAKLQHRNLVKLVGYCIHDNEMILIYEYMPNKSLDTFIFDETRRSILDWPKRFHIINGMARGILYLHQDSRLQIIHRDLKAANILLDNDMNPKIADFGLARKFVGSDNSVKTKRVMGTYGYISPEYALHGQFSTKSDVFSFGVLVLEIVSGNKNRGFTHEDHSDSLLGHAWRLYKENRSIELMCPSLRDSCIVSEVLRSIHVGLLCVQHHAQDRPTMFSVVLMLVSEGVLPQPKQPAFFTGPIEAVQSLSSANEYTITQLYAR, encoded by the exons ATGAATCTAAGTCTAATGTTACTCCCTGCCATTATCTTTTTATTTCTAGCTTTAAGAACTTCTGGTGCAGTAGACACCGTCTCTGTTGATCAAGTCATCAAGGATGGTGAGACAATCGTTTCAGCAAACGGGAAATTCGAGCTTGGTTTTTTTAGCCCAGGCAGTTCGAAAAATCGATACTTGGGGATATGGTTCAAGAACACATCACCACACACAGTTGTATGGGTCGCTAACAGAAAAGTTCCACTTAACAATACCTCGGGCAAGCTCATATTAGGCAACCATGGGATCCTGTCTATTGTAAATAGCAGTGACATCATCATTTGGTCATCCAGCAAGGCATCTGGAACAAATGTTATTCCCACAGCGCAACTCTTGGATTCTGGAAATTTAGTAATCAGGGATGAAATGAGTGTCGTTTGGCAAAGTTTTGATTACCCTGGAGATACATTCATATCGGGAATGAAATTGGGCAAAAACCTCGTTACAGGACACGAGACGTATCTGAGATCATGGATGAGTGTGGACGATCCTTTTCCGGGTATGTATACAATTAGGCTCTTTATGGTAACAGGTAAATATCCGCAAATATATATCCGTAAAAATTCTGTTATACAAACAAGGTTGGGCCCGTTTGACGGTATAGAGTTCGCTGGTCATCCGAATTCTAGACATCACTCTAATCACATGTATAAAACTGAAATGGTTATTACTCAAAAGGAGACGTATTTCGGATATAGTTCTAATAGCACCCTAGTTTCATCAAAGTCAGTAATGACCCCTAGTGGCAATCTTGAAATTAGTCAGCTAACTTTGCAAAACCGCAAATGGATGCAAGATTTTAGTATACCGATGGATTATTGTGACAATTATGGATTATGTGGCCCGTATGGAATCTGTAGTACTGATAGATTTCCCAATTGCGAATGTTTGAAAGGATTTGAACAAAAAGACGGGCCATATGATTTGAATTTAGTTACATATAATTGGACTAATGGATGTAGACGGAGTATAGGGTTGGATTGTGGGCCCGGAGAGAAATTTTTAAAGTTATCGAGCATGAAATTGCCAGACACGCAGAATGCTGTGTTTGATGGAACCATGAGCCTCCAGGAGTGTGAGGTAGCTTGTAAGGATAACTGCTCATGTATGGCGTATGCAGATCCAAACATAACTCGAGGTTCAGTTGGATGCTTGCGATGGTTTGGTGATTTGATTGATGTACGAGTGTACTCAATGAACGGGCAAGATCTTTATGTTAGACTGGCAGCCTCTGAATTATTAG GATCCAGATCTAGCTTCAGTAAAAAGTATGGAATACATATCATGATCATATTAATTTCTTCTGCCGTGGGGCTTGGATTTGCAGTGGCGTATGCTTGTAGAAAGAAAAAGATAAAGCGTCACCTGAAAG GAAACCGATATGCCTTTCATAAAATGAGTGCGACTGTTCAAATTGACGATCTTGATGAGTTGCCTTACTTTAGCCTAAATGAAATAGTTGAGGCTACAGATAATTTCAGCATCAGCAATAAGATAGGAGAAGGTGGTTTTGGTCCTGTTTACAAG GGTGTGTTAGAAGACAAACGAGAAGTCGCGGTGAAGCGGCTGTCAGAAACATCCCACCAAGGGCTTGATGAATTCAAGAACGAAGTCATTTGTATTGCCAAACTTCAGCATCGAAATCTCGTGAAACTTGTTGGATACTGCATTCATGATAATGAAATGATTTTGATTTACGAATACATGCCTAACAAAAGCTTGGACACATTCATATTTG ATGAAACCAGAAGGTCAATACTTGATTGGCCGAAACGATTTCATATTATTAATGGGATGGCTAGAGGTATTTTATATCTACATCAGGATTCACGTCTTCAAATCATACATAGAGATCTCAAGGCAGCTAATATTCTACTGGATAATGATATGAACCCTAAAATCGCAGACTTCGGGCTTGCCAGAAAGTTTGTAGGATCTGATAATTCTGTTAAGACAAAGAGAGTCATGGGAACATA TGGCTACATTTCACCAGAATATGCATTACACGGGCAATTTTCTACAAAGTCGGATGTGTTCAGTTTTGGTGTTTTAGTGTTGGAGATAGTTAGTGGTAACAAAAACAGAGGATTCACCCATGAAGATCATAGTGATAGCCTTCTTGGACAT GCATGGAGACTATACAAAGAAAACAGGTCCATTGAACTCATGTGTCCGTCTTTGCGTGACTCGTGCATAGTCTCTGAAGTGTTACGCTCGATACATGTGGGGCTATTATGTGTGCAACATCATGCACAAGATAGACCAACTATGTTTTCAGTGGTTCTGATGCTTGTTAGTGAAGGTGTGTTGCCTCAACCTAAACAACCTGCTTTTTTCACTGGCCCTATCGAAGCAGTTCAGTCTTTGTCATCAGCTAATGAATACACGATAACACAATTGTACGCACGATAG